From a region of the Pongo abelii isolate AG06213 chromosome 9, NHGRI_mPonAbe1-v2.0_pri, whole genome shotgun sequence genome:
- the LOC100456881 gene encoding uncharacterized protein LOC100456881, whose product MSFSGDSLSLVNGEPTLTVGPNPTANSRAALGGSGLPVPGTGSGRGGRRCGSSARSAELLCLGGRGHWATRSRGCPQAGLPGFLTARLAGNDAAPWHSEVRRWLFSARGRAGGGGQRCPGSPWTLWRVGWGRGDLCLDHTLVTRSWHTGIPCLQVVLCSRGEGTTSNPLTEALCLSQEAPNTLVFLTACPNCSSEPGAPFPAPTVPPQTLLPYFLSSPIALSFIQAVGGNGGEHGLWSQIAWVQILALPSFDCVTLGQFLYFSASVFSSVKLTE is encoded by the coding sequence ATGAGCTTCTCGGGGGATTCCCTGAGCTTGGTGAACGGAGAGCCCACCCTGACGGTCGGGCCTAACCCCACCGCCAATAGCAGAGCAGCCCTAGGTGGAAGTGGGTTGCCTGTGCCTGGCACTGGGAGCGGCAGAGGCGGCCGCCGCTGTGGAAGTAGCGCCCGCAGTGCCGAGCTCCTGTGCCTGGGAGGACGCGGGCACTGGGCGACCCGCAGTCGGGGCTGCCCCCAGGCAGGGCTCCCTGGCTTTCTCACAGCGCGGCTCGCGGGAAACGACGCTGCCCCATGGCACAGTGAAGTAAGGCGATGGCTGTTCTCAGCCAGAGGccgggctgggggagggggccagAGATGCCCCGGGAGCCCCTGGACCCTCTGGAGggtcgggtgggggaggggagatctCTGTCTTGACCACACACTTGTAACCCGTTCTTGGCACACCGGGATACCTTGCCTGCAGGTAGTGCTCTGCTCTCGGGGAGAGGGCACAACGTCTAATCCTCTGACCGAGGCTCTCTGCCTCTCACAAGAAGCCCCCAACACACTGGTTTTCCTCACAGCCTGCCCCAACTGCTCATCGGAACCTGGAGCCCCCTTCCCTGCCCCAACTGTCCCTCCGCAGACCCTATTACCCTACTTTCTATCGAGCCCAATTGCCCTATCCTTTATACAGGCTGTCGGGGGCAATGGTGGTGAGCATGGGCTGTGGAGTcagattgcctgggttcaaatcctggctctgccatcttttgactgtgtgaccttgggccagtttctttatttctctgcctcagttttctcatctgtaaaattgacaGAATGA